A segment of the Juglans regia cultivar Chandler chromosome 15, Walnut 2.0, whole genome shotgun sequence genome:
TCTTTTAAACAGGTGGAAATCAGTGCTCTTGATCAAGAGATTTCAAGTGAGTGCCccttgaattcattcaagtttTTTAAGACCAAAAAAGTTCCCACAGGCTCGCCTCATCCAAAGATTGGCTCTTTGAATACAAGGACTCCTTGGTGGTAAGTAATTTGGAAGTATTTCCTGTTAGTCTTATCAGTGATGAACACACCATTAAGAGTGCTTGCTCAAATTTACAACTTACTTCAACAAGTTTGAACGAGTTTGCATTCGATCCTTGCTCTGCCTGCATGcatagaaaatggaagaaaatgagaACAGTTTTTTTGAAAACTGGGAATTCCACGTCAAAGAATGTAAGATCCAATGTTTACTTTTCTTTCCTCCCTTtcctcagcaaccaaacaaagcATTTGGGTGGAATTATCCATATGCAAttgactaaaaatatttatcaaagaaaaaacTTAGTTTTTAGTTAATTACAGATAGAACTGCAAATGAAGCTTGTCTTTGTAAACAATGTCATATCATGTGTTCCAATTTGCTCAACATGTTAATAAGCAGaatgaaaaaaacataaaagagaagagggaggatTTCACGCTCGTTAAGATTTTCGGGAAACATGATGCAAAAACTAAAATTGATGGGATTagataaatttacttatttcaaataattaaatgagaataaaatatgGAGTCAGGACTCAAGTTTAGGATCTTTGTTTTGATACCAAGTTATAAATCATTACTTGTCCTAAAAACTTGAACCAATGAAAAAACTAgaactaattatttcaattacATTTGGAACTCACCTTCTGTGGCAAGTTTCTGCCAAACTGGAACTCCTCTAGTTTGGCAGAAAACAAACCATTGCAAAAGAATATATGCATTTTGAGAGAAGTGGAGTTCTTTTGACATGATTAGGGATGGGAGTGTGATATATGGGAATAACAATGAGGGCATGAAAAGGGTGAGAACATTCAAAGATGGAAAGTTGAAGATCTCAGAAGATGGGCTTCTTCAGCATGATGAGAAAGGTATTCCTATCTCAGGCGATGTACGAAATTGCTGGGCTGGCTTTTCTCTTCTACAAGCCTTATTTGTCAAAGAGCACAATGCTATATGTGACATGCTAAAAGTACGTATGCTAATTTGTTTCCATTTAACTTCTATGATCCTTTTTCCCCATGGTGAAAGTGGATACTTATGTACTTGAACAGTTTCGACATCTAATTTTTACAAAGAGAAATGACGTTCTTCATCTttgattttatcattctcaGTCATACCAACTGTACGACACATTTAAAGAGCTTTTTAAAACATTGCTCTTTCAGTCCTTGGTTTTACACCAACATTTTTCAGAAAACTTGCAATGTTACTGCTCTTAAGATCAAAATGCTTTATTTctgttgcataatttttttttttttcatatggaatCACCAATCTGATAATGTACGCACTTTCTAACatggaaatatatattgtttaactAGTGATTTAGTTGATTGCTCTTTGCTTTTAGGTACATTATCCTGATCTGGTTGATGAGCAGCTGTATAGGCATGCCAGATTGGTGACCTCAGCTGTCATTGCTAAAATTCACACCATCGATTGGACTGTTGAACTCTTGAAAACAGATACTCTTCTGGCAGGGATGAGGATCAACTggtaagataataaattaaaaatatatggcttttattttatttaagtaatggTAATCACAGAGGTTTGTGCAAGttgtgagaaaaaaaagaaatccaacaAATTTGAGAGTACTGTTTGGTGCAACTTTGGTGGCAATCGTTCTCAGTTTAGATTTGGTGGAAATCAAAACATGAAGCATGTTTCCTTGCAGGTATGGACTTTTGGGGAAGAAGTTTAAGGATTTATTTGGACATATTCTGGGACCCATACTGAGTGGATTAGTTGGTCTTAAGAAGCCGAGAGATCATGGTGTTCCCTATTCAATGACTGAAGAGTTTGTTAGTGTCTACAGAATGCATTCACTTCTACCCGAAAACTTTGTCCTTAGGGACATTACATCTTCAACTTCAGAGGACAAATGCCCTCCTGTACTAGAAGAGTACttcctcttttctcttctcACATTGCAGTTTCTTTTATACCTTTAATGGTTTTCTTGCATTTTGCTGTAAAgaaaaagttggaaaaaaaaagagctttcAACCAATCAGTAGAATTATTATTCTGCaaagattgaagatttgaacccAACTCAAACATACACTCAAACAACGAGatcacacagagagagagagagagagagagagagagagagagagagagagagaaagaaggaaagaaagacaAATCAACAACACACCAACTAAATTGAAGATTCAAAACCCAAATCAAGAATACACCTAAAAACTGAAAATTCAAAAGCCAAATTGAAACCAAAGCATCCCATAAATTGAAATCCAAATCAACCCAAAGCCCAAACGAAGAAAGAAGGAAACAGACTTGTGCATGGCGGTGTCATGCCACATTTAAAACCAGAAGCCACATAGAGAGATACTGTCAtttggaggtggaggaggaggagagcaGCACAAGGTAGGAGGAACTCAGACTCGGTGAAACTCAGTGCTGATTCAGGATTTTCAAATCTATAAAAcctttttgatatataaatataagactaagatatattatattaaatggaGGTGAGGGTATTAAAATTATTGGGGTGGATATAATCTACTCCCCTGCCCTCTTAAGGTAAATTGTTTAGGGCATGTGGTATTGGTATTTTGTGTTAATATTGTCATTTAGGTTTTCTTAATGACTAATGCTATCTTCTACACTTAAATCCTATCATATTGAGGTGCCATTGTCAGTTGATCCTTTAatctttctttaaaatatagGAATTGATCTAATAGTTATAGTAGTAGTGTCACGTCAGCATAGTGAGATAGAAATGCTATAAGGATATGGTATATAGCAAAGTCTTTTTCCTAATCatttaaatggaaaaagaagtataattaattttctgtttcttttttaaaatgaaaacataaGGGAGAAAAGGGAGAAAAGGGAAAGCAGTTCTGTAACACAAAATGAATGTTGCCAGGCCAGAAACAGTACATGATTAACTTGACTTGGTGTGATACTCCAGGGTACCTATGAGGAAATTGGTGGGTAGTGAAGGAGAGAGAAGCCTATCAAGAATTGGAATGGAACAAATGTTGGTATCAATGGGTCATCAGGCTTGTGGGGCAGTCACATTATGGAACTATCCATCATGGATGAGAAACCTAGTAGCCCATGATATTAATGGTGAAGATAGACTAGATCCAGTTGATATGGCAACCATGGAAAGTAATCCATCTCATTCTTCATTTTCTATACATagtttccattttctttaatatcTCAACAAACATAGCTAGATCTAACTTGATAAATATTGCATGATTGATTAGTctatagagatagagagagaggagttGCTAGGTACAATGAGTTCAGGAGGAACTTACTACTGATTCCTATTAGCAAGTGGGAAGATTTGACAGACGATGATGATGTTGTTGATGCACTCCGTGAGTTGTATGGAGATGATATGGAGAAGCTTGATCTGCTGGTTGGCTTGCATGCAGAGAAGAAGATCAGAGGATTTGCCATAAGTGAGACTGCTTTCTTCATCTTCCTACTAATTGCTTCAAGGTATACTCCATCTAAAAGCGTTATTTACCATTCTTTTAACCATCGTTCTTTAGTCATTTACTGACGTAGCATCAAATGATTGACATATAAGTAAAAGATAgtaaatagtttttaataattatacGACATATGTGGGGTTGATGAGTAGCACTTCTCATACTCCATTTCTTGCTCGATCAAAATTAGACTTCGGATTTGTTGTCAGACACTTCATGCTTTTCTTGTGTACAATAATGTTGGTTAGGAGGCTAGAAGCTGATCGCTTTTTCACAACCAATTTCAACTGCAAGACTTACACAGAGAAAGGTCTAGATTGGGTTAACAAGACTGAGACTTTGAAGGATGTGATCGATCGGCACTTCCCTGAAATGACAAGAAAATTTATGAGGTGTTCCAGTGCATTCTCAGTGTGGGATTCAATGCCAACTCCGGCTAACTATATACCATTGTACTTACGATCGGCTTCATAATGATGTTCTATTTAGCATTTCCAATGTGCAGTGGTAATCTTGTATTTTTTGGATTGGCACCAGATGTCCGAGAACAACATCCCGAGTAATCCCGAGGGTGGTAATCTTGTTATACTCTTgtattagaaaaggaaaaaaagaattataggAAAGAAGAATAGACCATCAAGATTATAGGTCAAACATGAAAATACACGTACTAAATCAAGAGATTGATTgatattataaacttttaacCTGATTAAAGTTATCCCCATCACACGGATCAAGTATATCATTGTTTTTTTCCCACCAATAGAACATGACCCCTTAAAATTGCTTGCGCCCAATAGTTCGAATCTAAGACCCTTACCGCTTGAGCTAACCCCTATGGGTTAATTGATACGGATCAAGTTATGAAATGCTAATGCTTCTATATCTGCATATtatcattttacaaattattgTAGAGACTCATTGTATGTGAAGTCTAACGTCTCCAGTGCAGCTATCAAGatatatctcatatttttaacaaatgGAGCTTGTAGCTAGCAAGAGTTGATCGTGGTAGAGCCTTTCAACCTCCTTAGGGAATGGTGGTGATGGCAGCTTCCATGTTTAGAAACGAAAATGGTATGTCCTAAAATTCAAGAGAAACAGGATTCCATGTTGACATTAATGCAGGGGATTACAGAGCATTTAAGATAAGGAAACTTAAAACAAAGATTCCAAGATTTTATGAGGATGTATCAAAACTATAACAGCAATATTCGTTGAAGATAAGATATATAGCACACTACACTATCAACTGCTGCAAGTCTGAGTGAAAACAGGCATAAAACACGAAGATACAGCTTGTTTCAGGAAGAATAGTCCTTTATTACTGAGAGACTCCTAAGAACAAAGCAGCTCTACTGTCTGATTATCAGGAAGAAAAGATCCGCGAACATCATAACCTTTGCTACAAGCAACATGCAATACATAGAAAGGCCctgaaaacaagaaacaaagaaTTGTTACTACATAAGTTTTTTTGGATCTGTAGTTGATTTTTATTACTACATAAATGAAATGCAcaaggatattttttttttgataaataaatcctatcatttttattattctttttcacatttaaattctaataatcTGGGGTTCAATATACAGGCAATTCAATAGTGAGAATCTAAAATACAGCAGTCTGGATACATGAAGATCTCTCTTCAAAAAAAGGAATGATACTATGACAAACAAATATAGTTCTACTACAGAAGCTACAGATTAACCTTATCTCTAAGCCAATTTCATGACgaacaataatatttgtagtccTAGGGTGTGCAAGTCCTGCacactccctttaaaaaaaagtaggtaaatctaggatccacatgaaaaaggTCATTTTTTTAACAGTGGACcccacttttttgtttttttcaaagggagtgcGCGAGACTTGCACACCCTAAGactgtatcattactctttcatAACCGAGACCAACTaagtttatgaaaatttcaacaaaagaaatatttcaatcGAGAAATTCTGAGCCAAAAAATTCATTTGGCAATCACTTTAATTACATCCAATAAGATCCCACAAGTTccttgaatgattttttattttattttttatgtcagggaacctctccaaggtaggacccttcggacccactcctgcagagtaaaccccggtctACAAGTTCCTTGAATGCTAAACTGAACATAGCACGAAAAATTCATTTGGCAATCACTTTAATTACAtattccgcactctgaaaagcatatcattgaaataaataatctcAAATCTACCACCTACAATGGTTTTCAAGTATACTCTATATCTCATACTCCAAGCATTAAAAACCAAGCACAACAGTTTCCATGAAAAAAAGTATAACTTTTACATCCAAGCAAAGCAGGACATCCACCGGCTAAAAGCTGGGAGAGCACATAAAACATGGAGAAGAAATATCTCGCTGAAAAAGGAGAGAACCAATGTGATATCTCATAGTTTACACTCTTGCATCAACTGGAAGAGATGTGATCATAATAGCTTCTTTCAGTCCAAATAACCATCACATTAGCAGATAAACCACTCTCCAACCAACTTCTCATCAACTAGCCAAACAAAAATTGTATCATCGATCCTAACCGTACCACTGATAATatacatcatatcagaataaaaCTTACTAATGACTGAAATCCCACAGACTAGAAATTTATCAGAAGAATATTCAAATATAATACGTCATTGGATAGCTTCTAAACACAACAAAACCACACTCTAGGAAGTAATCATATCCATACTCCTCCACCTTACAACATGAATTCATAAACTTTACATGTAGAAATCAGAAGCAAATGTAGCCTACCAAacaacttaatgattaagagaaaataaaaaatggcaaACAAATGAGAACAAGAAacccaaaaggaaaaatgatatcGATACCTAAAGCCACGCTAACTTGCATCAATTCGATCTATTTGTATTTACACAATATCCCAATTAACAATCtacataaagaaaaagaatgcagCAAGCAAAAGGCCCCAAATTGTGCAACCTCAATCCCAGCAAATATTATTCACATGAATAATGAATTTTACCTCTTGTGGAACCGTACTGTCGGGCCATTCTAAGCCGAAATGGAGGGAATCATTCCGGTCTTCCTGGCGTAATCGAATATGCCACCGGCTTCGATGACGGGGCCGGCGTCCCCAATCGGCTTCAACCTGTACTCCTTGCCGGTCGTGTGATTGATCAGACGGCTCTCAGCGAGCTCAATAGTCAACGTGTCCCCGGTCTTACACTCCTCACAGATTCTCCCCTCGGATTCCAGAGGATACACCTCCCCCGTGGCCACCGAGTTCCTGAAGAAGATGCGCGCGTAGGATTCCGCCACCACAGCCGCGACCCCAGCAGCGCCGAGCGCCACGGGGGCATGCTCACGGGACGAGCCGCAGCCGAAGTTGTAGCCACCGATGACGATGGAGTATTTCGTCTTGGTCTCGTTGGGTTCCACGAAACGAGTGGTATAGGAGTCGGGAAGGCCGATGAGGGCGTAGGAACCGAGTTTTTCGTACTCGTCGGGCTTGGAGGGGACGAGGGTGAGGTACTCGGCGGGGATGATCTGGTCGGTGTCGATGTTGTCACCGACGACGTAGCATATGCCATGGAACGAGGTGGAGGTTGAGGATGACTTGTCGTCGGCGGCGGCGGATGCTCGAGGTGCGGCgaaggagaatgaggagctTTGGGAACGAGCGGTGAGGGGTCTAAAGGGGTGGAATGGGGTTGTGGCGAGGAATTTGAGGAAGTGAGGGAcagtgggagagagagaggatctgGGAGAAACGGTGACTCTGGTTAAGGTAGGGTTTGGGGAGCACGACAGGGAGGCCGCCATTTCTATTCCGGTCAAAAGAACCAGCAGAGTCACGAACAGTGGGTTAGTGAAGTTTGCGATAGAATAATGTGTCACATGGACCAAACAGGTACTTATGGTATTATGTACGGAATGTGCCACGTCATCATAAGAGATTTGAAgctaagatttatttatttatatttattttaaataatgataaaatagggtattttgtcaaaaataaagttttatcattattttatgaaaataaccCCTTAAGACATGttaagaaaaaattgtaaaattatcttGTCACTTGCATcgctcatattttttataagtaaaatgctTCTTATAGTtgcaattttatttacataattatatatattgatatgttgaaatttataacatatgtaaaatctaaaatttgaaatttaaattaaaaaataaaatactaataaaattgaATTGTCATTCAGCACATATAATATTGTGCATTAAATAATACATATGTATAACACTGCTCTTTTTCTAAACGTCATAAGTATACTTatgaatcatatttttttccatgtatttgtaaaagaaaaattctgctCAATAGTCAGTTCGGAAACAACACATTGCACACCAAAGGAAAAAATCGAGTCTAAATACCAGGTCACAAGTCTCCCTTAGAATGAAAATTCACAAgcttttct
Coding sequences within it:
- the LOC108997764 gene encoding 3-isopropylmalate dehydratase small subunit 1-like, coding for MAASLSCSPNPTLTRVTVSPRSSLSPTVPHFLKFLATTPFHPFRPLTARSQSSSFSFAAPRASAAADDKSSSTSTSFHGICYVVGDNIDTDQIIPAEYLTLVPSKPDEYEKLGSYALIGLPDSYTTRFVEPNETKTKYSIVIGGYNFGCGSSREHAPVALGAAGVAAVVAESYARIFFRNSVATGEVYPLESEGRICEECKTGDTLTIELAESRLINHTTGKEYRLKPIGDAGPVIEAGGIFDYARKTGMIPSISA
- the LOC108997763 gene encoding alpha-dioxygenase 2-like, with the protein product MQESLPFFLHIMAFSGLFSSPFIHPQLQHLVAKMTLLDSFLFYVVHFVDKLGIWHRLPVILGVAYLGIRRHLHQRYNLLHVGGTNGRTYDADEFAYRTADGTCNHPSDDTVGSQGTFFGRNMPPSTSQYGLLEPHPTVVATKLLARKEFIDNGDQFNMIACSWIQFMIHDWIDHLEDTEQVEISALDQEISSECPLNSFKFFKTKKVPTGSPHPKIGSLNTRTPWWDGSVIYGNNNEGMKRVRTFKDGKLKISEDGLLQHDEKGIPISGDVRNCWAGFSLLQALFVKEHNAICDMLKVHYPDLVDEQLYRHARLVTSAVIAKIHTIDWTVELLKTDTLLAGMRINWYGLLGKKFKDLFGHILGPILSGLVGLKKPRDHGVPYSMTEEFVSVYRMHSLLPENFVLRDITSSTSEDKCPPVLEEVPMRKLVGSEGERSLSRIGMEQMLVSMGHQACGAVTLWNYPSWMRNLVAHDINGEDRLDPVDMATMEIYRDRERGVARYNEFRRNLLLIPISKWEDLTDDDDVVDALRELYGDDMEKLDLLVGLHAEKKIRGFAISETAFFIFLLIASRRLEADRFFTTNFNCKTYTEKGLDWVNKTETLKDVIDRHFPEMTRKFMRCSSAFSVWDSMPTPANYIPLYLRSAS